ATGGCCATATTGGCTCCGCGCCTGGTGCCCCCCTGCTTGACCTGTTCCGTGGCGGTGTTGAAGATCTTCATAAAAGAGACAGGTCCGGAGGCGACACCGCCCGTGGTCCCTACCCGGCTGTTCTTGGGCCGCAGCCGCGAAAACGAAAAGCCCGTGCCGCCGCCGGATTTGTGGATCATGGCGGCGTTCTTGAGGGCGTCGAAGATGCCCTCCATGCTGTCTTCGATCGGCAGCACGAAGCAGGCAGCAAGCTGCCCGAGTCTTCTCCCGGCATTCATGAGTGTGGGGGAGTTGGGAAGAAATTTGAACTCCGTCATCATGTCGTAAAAGATTTCCTCCATCTCGGCCACCTTGGCGCCGTCGCCGTATCGTTCTTCGGCAAGCGCGATGTGGTGGGCCACCCTCCGGAACATCTCCTCGGGGGTTTCGAGGAGTTTGCCCTCTTCGTCCTTTCTCAGGTAGCGCCTTTCGAGCACGGTGCGGGCGTTTTGGGAGAGGCTGATGGAATCCTTTACGAAAAGGGATTTGTCGATGTGGACGGGGGAGGGTTTGGCGAGGCCGAATTCGATCAATTTGGCTTCGATCATCTTCTCGACCATGGGGATGGTGATGGTCTGGATCTCCATCTTGATCAGTTCCTCACGCAAAAAGCGGCTGACGGCCAGGGCGCGGGTCGCGTCGATGGGATTCGCCTTGACGAGCAGATCCGAGAAACGATGATCATCCAGTCTGTAGGCGGCCAAATCCAGGCTGCCGTCCTCTGTTACCAGGAATTTTCCCTTCTCCCCCATTGGTTGTGCCCCCTTCCTGATGGTCTTTGTTGGAATGCTCAGATAAAATACCTGGAAGAAACAAGAGGCTCAGCCAAAGGCCTTCCTCCGCCTCAAATCCTGATAGATGATCTGTTTGTGATGGATAGCCGTCCCGAACCGGAGAGGCATCTTTACCGTCCACTGATCCAGCCGGGGTCTTTACGTTCGGGGTAAGGATCAGATACAATCGACCCGGCTTGAACCCGCTTCCAGCACATCTGTGCCGATGCGTTCAAGCCGGCTGCAATCGTGATGCGGTTCGATGCCGAGGGCTCTATAGTACTAACTATATATTGTGTGTCAATAGAAAACAAACGCAATATATAAGATTTGAAGGACCATTTTTGATCCTATCCGATAACCTCCCGGAGATACTCGAAGAGTGCGGACATCGAGGAGGGGGTGTGTCGGCGAGGGAAAGGAAGGGCATTTTGAGAGCTTTGCAAAGACTAGGTACGTGTGTTCTGGCCATGGTGATCCTGCTGGCGGGTTCTGCCGCTTTGCAGGCCGCCTCGGTGGTCGATGGCGTCAAGCGCGTCCGGCTCGAAAACGGTTTGACCGTGCTTCTGAAGGAAGTTCAGGACGCTGCGGTTTCCTCCGTCCAGGTCTGGGTCGATGCAGGCAGCGCTGACGAGACGGAGGCCGAGGCCGGAATCACTCATTTTATCGAGCACATGATCTTCAAAGGGACGCCCAGCCGGCCCGCCGGGGAGATCGCCCGCACCATCGAGGCTGCAGGCGGCAGCATCAATGCCTATACCAGCCTGGACCGGACGGTCTATTTTGCGGAGATACCGGCTCCCGAAACCGCCACGGCCTTAGACGTCCTGCTGGATGCGGTGCAGTTCTCCCTTTTCGACGAGGAGGAAATCGCCCGGGAAAAGGAGGTGGTTCTCGAAGAGTACCGGCGCATGGAAGACATCCCGGAAAGGCGGCTCGGTCGCGAGATGATGGCTCTCTGTTACGAAAAGCATCCTTACGGGCGCCCGGTGATCGGCACCATGGACTCCATCCGCAGCTTCGACCGTACAGGCATCCTGGGATATATGGATAAATGGTACACGCCCGAAAACATGCTTCTGGTCGTGGTCGGAGCTTTCGATGGGCAAGCGATCCTCGATAGGATCCGGTCGCAGACGAACCGCTTCCCTGAGAGACGGGGAGCAAAGAAAGCCCTGCGGCTTGCAGAGCCGCCTCAAGAGAAAACCAGGACGCTCTTGATGCAGGAAAAGGTCGGACAGGTCTACATGGAGATGGCCTGGCACATCCCTCCCCTTCTGCATCAGGATATCCCCGCGCTGGATCTGCTGGGGGCGATCCTGGGCGACGGGAAGACCTCGAGGCTTCACTCGCAGTTGCGCATCGACGAGCGTCTGGTGAACTCCATTTCCGCCGGGGCCTATTCCTTGAAGGATCCCGGTCTCTTTTTCATCAGTTCCGAGTTGAGTTCGGAGCATCTCGGCAAGGTTCTGGGGATCATCGGGGAGGAGGCCGCGCTGCTCGGGAAGGAACCGGTGGACCCGCCGGAGTTGCAGCGGGCAATCAACCAGGTGGAGGCGGATTTTCTCTTCGCGATGGAAAGTGTTTCCGGACAGGCCCGGACCTTGGGGTTTTTCGAGATGCTGGGAGGCGGGTACCGGAGAGTGGAGACCTATCTGTCCGACCTGCGGGCGGTCGGTCCGGCGGAGGTCCAACGGGTCGCCGCCCGGTATCTCCGTCCGCAAAATCTGTCGATAGGGATCCTGCTGCCCTCGGAGGCGCCCTTTGAGGTCGGCACCGACGAGATCGCGGCCTTCTTCGAGCCCGCTTTGGACCGGGAGGCCGCCGAAAAAGGCGAAGCGGTTTCGAACCCGGTTTCCATGAGGGTTTTTCCGAACGGCATGCGGGTGATCGTCAAGGAGAATCACGATCTGCCCCTATTTTCCGCCACCGGTGTGTTCATGGGCGGGTCGCGGCTCGAACCGCCGGATAAAGCCGGGCTGTCCAAGTTCACCGCCCGTATGTTGACCCGCGGGACCAGGAACCGGACCATGAAGGAGATCGCGTCCACCCTGGACGGATGGGCCGGACAGCTCGAAGGCTTTTCCGGCCGGAACAGTTTCGGCTTGAGCGGCCGGTTTCTCAGCAAAGAGCTTTATCCCGCCATGCTGCTGTTCTCGGAGTGCCTTCTCCAGCCGGTCTTTCCGGGGGAGGAGATCGAAAAGGTGCGGGAGGACATGCTGGCGGCGGTTCGCGCCAAAGAGGACCGTCCGACGGCTCAGCTCTTCGATCTGCTGCAGGCGACCCTCTATCGGCATCACCCCTATGGGAAACCGGAGACGGGGACCGCTGAGAGCGTCGCCGGCATCGGGCGGGAGCACCTCCTGGATTGGTACAAGCGCATGGCGTTCCCGTCCGGATTGGTCATTGCGGTGGTCGGGGACGTGTACGCCGAGGATCTGTTCAGTTTCTTGGAGACGCTCTTCTCGTCCTTCACCGCCGCGCCGGATGGCCTGCCCGAAGTGTCGGGCGAACCGGCGCTTCTGGAACCTCGCCGGGCGCACCTCGAAAGGCCCGGGTCGCAGACGCACCTCGCGGTTGGATACCTGGGGGTTTCGATGAAGGATCCTGCCAACGCGCCCATGGCCCTTGTCGACGGCATTCTTTCCGGGATGGGGGGGAGGCTTTTTCGTGAACTTCGCGATAAGGAGAGCCTTGCTTATTCGGTGACGGCATTCAGGCGGCCGGGTCTCGAGACCGGCCTGTTTGCGGTTTATCTGGCTTGTGATCCGGCCAAGACCGTAACGGCCAAAGAAATGATCTTCAACGAACTGGCTAAGCTGCGGGATGCAGGGGTCTCTGAGGAGGAGCTGGCCGCATCCAAAAGATATCTGCTCGGACAAATAGCGATCGGGCGCGAGACCAACGGCAGCCAGGCGATGCAGATGTCGCTGGACGAGCTTTACGGGCTCGGCTATGATCACCAGGACCGCTTCATCGAGGCCATCGGGGCGGTTGCAACCGTTGACATCCAAAGGGCGGTCCAAGCCGTCTTCAGGCCCGAAGGCTGCGTCGTGGTGAGTGTTGGACCGGGGGCCGGCGAACCCTGAGCGGTGGCAGGCGGGCCGGCGTCTTTTATCGAAGCCCCTGCAGCATGATGCGGGGAGAAGAAAACGGACGATTCATGTGGCCCGGGTGTTTCCGGACGGCAGCCCTCCGGAACCGGTCCTGCGGCAAGAGAAAAGGGAGGTGAAAATGCACCCGATCCTGACAGCAGCGGCCATGGTCATCCTGCTTGCCGGAGGGGCGGCGGCCGAAGCCGGCCCGAGCGGCGACACGCAGGCGTGTCTCGAGTGCCACAAGCATCTGCACCCGGGAATTGTCGCCGAATGGCATAAAAGCAGGCATGGGGGGACGACCCCCGCTTCGGCGGTTGTCAAAACGGTGATCGAGAGGCGGGTTTCCTCCGGAGATATCCCGGAAACCCTGGCCGGTGTTTCGGTCGGTTGCGCGGAGTGCCACACGATGCGATCGGATGCGCATCCGGACGCCTTCGATCACAACGGTTACAAGGTGCATACCGTTGTAACCCCTGGAGACTGCGCCGTCTGCCACGCGAAGGAGGTGGAGCAGTATGGCGGGAATCTGATGGCGCATGCTTATGGAAACCTGGTCGAAAACCCGGTGTACCGGGATTTGATGGACAACATCAACGCTGTCTCCGTGATCGAGGGGGACGGCATGAAGATGAACCCACCTTCCGCAGAGACTCATGCCGATTCCTGCCTTTTCTGCCACGGAACCAAAGTGACCGTGGCGGGCAAACGGACCGTCGCTTCGGATTTCGGGGACGTGGAGGTGCCGGTTCTTTCGGGCTGGCCCAATCAGGGTGTCGGCCGGATCAACCCGGATGGAACGAAGGGCGCGTGCAGTGCATGCCACACCCGCCATCAGTTTTCCATAGCCATGGCCCGGAAACCCCACACCTGCGCGGAGTGCCACAAAGGCCCGGATGTGCCCGCCTATGCAGTTTATCAGGTCAGCAAGCACGGGGGGATCTATGCGGCGAAACAGGGGGATTGGGACTTTGAAGCCGTGCCCTGGACCGTCGGCAAAGACCTGACAGGGCCCACCTGTGCCACCTGTCACGTCAGCCTGCTGACCGGTCCGGAAGGCGAGGTGCTGGCCGAGCGGACGCACCGCATGAACGATCGGCTGCCGCATCGGATCTTCGGCCTCATCTATTCCCACCCGCATCCCATCAGCGCGGACACAACCACCATACGCAATGCCGCCGGGCTGCCGCTGCCGACGGAGCTCACGGGAGAGCCGGCGGCGGCCTTCCTGATATCGAAGCAGGAACAGGGCCTGCGGCTCGCGAAGATGCAGAAGACCTGCCTCGGCTGCCATTCGAGCGGTTGGGTCACCGGTCATTTCAATCGCTTGGAAGAAAGCCTGAAGACGACGGATGCCATGACCCTCGCGGCTACCAACGTTCTCCTGTCGGCTTGGAAAAAGGGGCTGGCCAAAGGGTTGGACAAGGGTGACAGCCCCTTCAACGAGTCGATCGAAAAGATGTGGGTGGAACAATGGCTGTTTTACGCCAACTCGACCCGGTTCGCTTCGGCCATGGCGGGAGCGGACTACGGGGCCTTCGCGAATGGAAGGTGGTATCTATCGAAGAACCTCCGGGATATGTTCGAACGGGTGGAGGCTGTTCCCGAAGCTGCCCCTTGATGCGCTGACGCCGGCGGGGCCGGGGCATGATCGCCGGACCGGGGACGCCGGCGGAGGGTCACGAAGGCTCCAAATAGTCATGGACATCCAAAAAAGATCGTGTTATCAAACGAATTTCCGTTTTGCCGACGCGGAAAAGAAACCGGTTTGAACGGGGTGAAGTCACTTCCGGATGGAAAAGAATCAGATCCATCCGGAAAACGTGTTTTTTTGCCAATGCCGGCGTCGTCGATCGGCACATTTGTTATCGCGGCCGCCAGGTCGTTTCCCTACAGGTTCTCGATGTTCTTGGCCTGGGCGAATGCCTTGTCGGCGGATTGGAAATCTGGTCGTCGTGGATGATCATTTCCGGATGGAAGCGATATTTCAGGTTCCAGGAGGGTTCACCGGATGCTGCTGAGTCTTATGAGGAAGCATGCCAAGTCGTGGCTGATCAAATTCTTGATAACCATTATCGCCTTGGTCTTTGTCTTTTATTTCGGGTACTCCTTTACCTCAAGAGAAGGTGTCAAGGTTGCTTATGTCAACGGTGAATTGATCAGCGGGCTGGAGTACGAAAGGGCCTATGCGGACTTCGTCGAGCGGATGCGTTCACAGTATAAGGATTTCTGGAACGAGGGCATGGTCGAGGCGCTGCAACTCAAAACCCGCGCGCTGGAATTCCTGATTCAACAAAAGCTGTTGGCTCAGGAAGCGGAACGCCTTGGTTTCAGCGTAACGAAAGAGGAGGCACAGAAGACCATCATGTCGTATCCCGCCTTTCAGGTGGATGGCCGCTTTGATTTGAACCGCTACCGACTGCTCCTCAATCACAATCGGATGGCGCCGGAGGATTTCGAGGCGGCGCTTAGGCAGGATCTGCTTCAGGAGAAGCTCAAACAGTTTATTTTTGCCTTCACGGAAGTGAGTGAAAAAGAGCTGCTGGAGCATTTTCGGTTTGATAACGAAAAGGTGAAGATCCAATACGCCCTTTTCAGCCCGAATGAAAACGCTGATGTAGAGTTGAATGAAAAAGCGATTAAGGAGTATTTCGAACAAAATCGGCCTAGGTACAAAATACCGGAAAAAATGAAGGTCAGTTATCTCGAGTTCAATCCCGATGACTTGAAGGAGCAGGTGACTGTCAACGAGGCCGACGTGGTTCAATATTACGAGAACAACGCCAAATTGTATACCAAGCCTGAGGAGGTCCGGGCGCGGCATATCCTTTTCAAGGTTCCTGAGGGTGCATCGGAAGCGCAGGAAAAGGCTGTGGCCGATGTGGCCGCGAAGGTCCATGCGCAAGCGCTGGACGGGGTGGGTTTCGCCGAACTGGCTGCTACGTATTCGGAAAGCGAGACCCGAAGCAAGGGGGGCGAGCTCGGCTTTTTTTCCAAGGAAACGGTTCCCGTGGATTTGGCGGTTGTCAAAGACATGATCTTCGGTTTAAAGGCCGGGGAGATCAGCGAGCCTGTTCGAACGCCTTCCGGATACCAGATCGTCAAAGTAGAGGAGCGCCGGGCGGGGGGTCTCCAGCCCCTGGATGAGGTGAGAGAGAAGATCGAGGAGATCCTGGTCAAGAAAACCGCTTCCGAGATGGCAAAAGACCAGGCCCTCTCATTGATGGACCGATTGCCCTATGAAACTCCTTTGACCGAATTCGCAGTCGAAAACGACTTATCGGCCAAAGAGTCCGATTTTTTTGATTCAAAAACCGGTCTGCCTGAACTTGGCCCAGATCCCAAGCGGGATCTCAGTACGCTTTTCGCTTTGCAAAAGTTCGAAACCAGCGAAATTGTCGAAATAGGGGGCAAATATTATCTGTTCCAGGTGGTGGAACGGCAAGAACCCCGTCTACCCGATTTCGGCGAAGTCGAGGATCAGGTGAAAGCGGACTACCGGGCGGAGGTTCTCCTCGATGAGGCAAAGAAGCGCGCCGAGTCTTTCCTCAAGGCCTTGCGTGGTGGGGAATCATGGGATGTCATGGTGAGCAAAGAAAATGTCGCCGTTGAGACGCCTCCGGCCTTCACACGCAGAGGCAGCGTCATCGGGTTAGGGCACAACCAGGCTTTCAACGATGCCGCATTTCGCTTGACCCATGAGAACCCCTATCCTCAAGAGGTTTTCACCAATGAGCGCGGTGCGTATGTGATGCGCTGGGAGGGAACGGAACCCGTAGACATGGAGTTGTTTGAAAAGGACAAGAGCCATTTACACGATTTGGTCATCGAGATCAAGCATCGCCAGGCCTTTGAAGGTTGGCTGGACGATTTGAGAAAACATGCCAAGATAGAGATTGTTTCCCCGGTGGAAAACCGATAGGTTTCGAGGTACGGGCTGGAGCCTTTGTACGACAGGGTTGAAACGGCCTTTTTCGGAAAATTTCCGGCCTTGAATGGTTTTCCTGGCTGATGTGGGACGGGTCCCCATGTTGGGTATCGGAAAATCCGTCTCTTTACAGAGGATAGCGCCGGCCGTCGGCCGGCAGGTAAAAATGCCCGTCGATTTCGACGATGTGTTGGGCGAGCTGGTAGTAGGCCTGCCTGTTGAAGCGCGCCGGAAAGGCGCCGTCCTTGATTTGGCAGTAGGGGATGTTGCCCTCTTTTATACGCAGTGTTTCCGGTTTGAGGAGTTCTTTGCTTCCGTCATTCAAATCGAGCAGGAATTTCCCCGATTCTGCTTCTTGCTGAGATGACCAGGTAACGGAGCGGACGACATAGGCCGTATCTTCCACATCCAGAAGGCACGGCTTTCCATTCCAGGTGATGATGTAGCGGCCTTTTTCGTCCAGCGTCATATTTTCGCAGAACATTCGGATCATGTCGATCCGGATGATCTCCGCGCCCTTGTGGTACCATTTCCCCTCCCGATCGACGTAAATCAGGCAGGGCGGCGGTGTCGTCAATCCCTCGCGCGGGTTGTCGTCTCTGTTTGGTTTTTCCATGTTGGCGCTGATCCCTCCCATCTTCGAACTTTTCCTTGAACAAGCGGTTGAAAAAGATCTGCCTGCTACGTTACGCTCACCCCGTGTCAGTGGGGCGCACTTATAGGTCGGCCGCACTGCCACGGGATTTCGCATGCATTGCATCCGGCCGTTTTTTTCAACAGCCTGCGCAAAACGGATTTTTCAACACGCTGTCAAGCAGTCTCGGAATACCGAAGCCGGGGACCGTGACCAATGCCTCCGGTCCTCCCTGCACGCAGAAAAATATACCTGCTGCGGCCCGGCTGCCAATCCGGAAAGGATGGTTTGGGTCGATGCCGGCAAACTCGAATGCCTTTTCCGAGGCGGCGTGGAGTTCATCCTGTGGGCGGCCTGAAAGGCTGACCCCGAGGCCGGCCGCAACGGGGCCCGCCCTCCAGGGGTCGGACCGGGCACGCGAAGCGTGTGAAGAGCCAGCCCTGTTCCGGATCAAATCAACTGTATCAGAAAGTGTCCCAGTCGGCAACGGGACATGTCTGGGCTCCACAAACGTCCGCTTGACAATTCTTGCCTGTATTCCCTATGCTCTACATGGGCTTTCGCCTCAGATCCCGCTTCAGGACAAGGTGTTTCGCTCCAGACGAACCGGGTGGTTTTGCCTAGCGCGCCCGGCAGCGAAATGCTCTTCAGGCCTTGTTCGAAGGTGAACGCCGGATGGTCGGGGGTTGGCGGTCGATAAAACCGTTTCAATCCCACGTTGTCGTTCCAAAATGATGTTCCGGTGCAACCCGGTTTCCAGTCGGGAAATGAGGGTGTTTTCTTTACACGCTTTGCGTGCGCGGTCCCACCCGTTCGGGGCGGGTCCCGGTTTCTTTACACGCTTCGCGTGCTCAGTCCCACCGCTTCGCGGCGGGTCCCGGTATGCCGATATCAAAGAAATCAAGCGTTTGCGCGGAGGCTGCCTGGCGGCTGCCACACAAGCAAACGTACACATTGACCCCGAGATTGGCCAAAAAGACTATTTCCAGATGGAAACCACTTATGACAGGAGGATCCTATCATGACATCTGCGCAGGGAAAGGGATCGTCAAATTTTGAAAAAGCGCTGGCGGTCGGTCGTCCCCCCAATGTGGTCAAGCTGTTTCCGCACTCGAGGGCGCTGCTTGTCAGTGGAAAAGTCGTCGACCGGGCCATGCTTGCCAAAGGCAAGGCCATGACGATAGCGGCCAACGGGCGGAATCACTTCGTGATCCGGGGCGCCCTGCGGGCCGCCCAGCGGGCCAACGCCGCCATCATCATCGAAATCGCCAAGTCCGAAGGCGGTACGGGCGCTTACTGCGCCGTCAACTATTGGAACATCGCACGGCAGGTGGATGCGGTGTGCAATGAGCTGGGGATTACGGTGCCGGTGGCTGTTCACGCCGATCATTACGGAATCAAGGGAGAAAAGGACATCGAGACCGCCCGTACCGAAATCCCGTCTCTTTTCGATGCGGGCATGACGTCCATTGCCATCGATGCCTCCCATCTGCCCGACGACGAGAACCTCCTGGCGAGCATCGAACTCAGCCAGTATGTGCCCGGTTGGGCCGGGCACGAGACGGAGGTCGGTGAGATCAAGGGAAAGGCCGGGTTGTCGACGGTCGACGAGGCCCTTTTTCTGATCCGGGGCCTCAATGCACACGGTATTTTCCCCGACTGGATCGCCCTGAAC
Above is a genomic segment from Desulfatiglans anilini DSM 4660 containing:
- a CDS encoding DUF1285 domain-containing protein codes for the protein MGGISANMEKPNRDDNPREGLTTPPPCLIYVDREGKWYHKGAEIIRIDMIRMFCENMTLDEKGRYIITWNGKPCLLDVEDTAYVVRSVTWSSQQEAESGKFLLDLNDGSKELLKPETLRIKEGNIPYCQIKDGAFPARFNRQAYYQLAQHIVEIDGHFYLPADGRRYPL
- a CDS encoding class II fructose-bisphosphate aldolase, with the translated sequence MTSAQGKGSSNFEKALAVGRPPNVVKLFPHSRALLVSGKVVDRAMLAKGKAMTIAANGRNHFVIRGALRAAQRANAAIIIEIAKSEGGTGAYCAVNYWNIARQVDAVCNELGITVPVAVHADHYGIKGEKDIETARTEIPSLFDAGMTSIAIDASHLPDDENLLASIELSQYVPGWAGHETEVGEIKGKAGLSTVDEALFLIRGLNAHGIFPDWIALNNGTTHGIEESDAGIQVPLTADIHAALTKYKVSGAQHGTSGNSSERLRRIAQETRTTKANVATALQMLTWGVKVNPYGNAQLDEAGRFIKEPDRGMLDSQWAEMVAYAESKGLKAGDYKKLNLPFENKLLSQPAEIRERMARGVEDFVYDLLTNVFNAEDTAPLGIEAILDAGSYDLGPKGRRIEDPAEWTEAKIREGAKRLSGDKGPSGHFDD
- a CDS encoding multiheme c-type cytochrome, whose translation is MHPILTAAAMVILLAGGAAAEAGPSGDTQACLECHKHLHPGIVAEWHKSRHGGTTPASAVVKTVIERRVSSGDIPETLAGVSVGCAECHTMRSDAHPDAFDHNGYKVHTVVTPGDCAVCHAKEVEQYGGNLMAHAYGNLVENPVYRDLMDNINAVSVIEGDGMKMNPPSAETHADSCLFCHGTKVTVAGKRTVASDFGDVEVPVLSGWPNQGVGRINPDGTKGACSACHTRHQFSIAMARKPHTCAECHKGPDVPAYAVYQVSKHGGIYAAKQGDWDFEAVPWTVGKDLTGPTCATCHVSLLTGPEGEVLAERTHRMNDRLPHRIFGLIYSHPHPISADTTTIRNAAGLPLPTELTGEPAAAFLISKQEQGLRLAKMQKTCLGCHSSGWVTGHFNRLEESLKTTDAMTLAATNVLLSAWKKGLAKGLDKGDSPFNESIEKMWVEQWLFYANSTRFASAMAGADYGAFANGRWYLSKNLRDMFERVEAVPEAAP
- a CDS encoding SurA N-terminal domain-containing protein; the protein is MLLSLMRKHAKSWLIKFLITIIALVFVFYFGYSFTSREGVKVAYVNGELISGLEYERAYADFVERMRSQYKDFWNEGMVEALQLKTRALEFLIQQKLLAQEAERLGFSVTKEEAQKTIMSYPAFQVDGRFDLNRYRLLLNHNRMAPEDFEAALRQDLLQEKLKQFIFAFTEVSEKELLEHFRFDNEKVKIQYALFSPNENADVELNEKAIKEYFEQNRPRYKIPEKMKVSYLEFNPDDLKEQVTVNEADVVQYYENNAKLYTKPEEVRARHILFKVPEGASEAQEKAVADVAAKVHAQALDGVGFAELAATYSESETRSKGGELGFFSKETVPVDLAVVKDMIFGLKAGEISEPVRTPSGYQIVKVEERRAGGLQPLDEVREKIEEILVKKTASEMAKDQALSLMDRLPYETPLTEFAVENDLSAKESDFFDSKTGLPELGPDPKRDLSTLFALQKFETSEIVEIGGKYYLFQVVERQEPRLPDFGEVEDQVKADYRAEVLLDEAKKRAESFLKALRGGESWDVMVSKENVAVETPPAFTRRGSVIGLGHNQAFNDAAFRLTHENPYPQEVFTNERGAYVMRWEGTEPVDMELFEKDKSHLHDLVIEIKHRQAFEGWLDDLRKHAKIEIVSPVENR
- a CDS encoding M16 family metallopeptidase, which translates into the protein MRALQRLGTCVLAMVILLAGSAALQAASVVDGVKRVRLENGLTVLLKEVQDAAVSSVQVWVDAGSADETEAEAGITHFIEHMIFKGTPSRPAGEIARTIEAAGGSINAYTSLDRTVYFAEIPAPETATALDVLLDAVQFSLFDEEEIAREKEVVLEEYRRMEDIPERRLGREMMALCYEKHPYGRPVIGTMDSIRSFDRTGILGYMDKWYTPENMLLVVVGAFDGQAILDRIRSQTNRFPERRGAKKALRLAEPPQEKTRTLLMQEKVGQVYMEMAWHIPPLLHQDIPALDLLGAILGDGKTSRLHSQLRIDERLVNSISAGAYSLKDPGLFFISSELSSEHLGKVLGIIGEEAALLGKEPVDPPELQRAINQVEADFLFAMESVSGQARTLGFFEMLGGGYRRVETYLSDLRAVGPAEVQRVAARYLRPQNLSIGILLPSEAPFEVGTDEIAAFFEPALDREAAEKGEAVSNPVSMRVFPNGMRVIVKENHDLPLFSATGVFMGGSRLEPPDKAGLSKFTARMLTRGTRNRTMKEIASTLDGWAGQLEGFSGRNSFGLSGRFLSKELYPAMLLFSECLLQPVFPGEEIEKVREDMLAAVRAKEDRPTAQLFDLLQATLYRHHPYGKPETGTAESVAGIGREHLLDWYKRMAFPSGLVIAVVGDVYAEDLFSFLETLFSSFTAAPDGLPEVSGEPALLEPRRAHLERPGSQTHLAVGYLGVSMKDPANAPMALVDGILSGMGGRLFRELRDKESLAYSVTAFRRPGLETGLFAVYLACDPAKTVTAKEMIFNELAKLRDAGVSEEELAASKRYLLGQIAIGRETNGSQAMQMSLDELYGLGYDHQDRFIEAIGAVATVDIQRAVQAVFRPEGCVVVSVGPGAGEP